In Archangium lipolyticum, the following are encoded in one genomic region:
- a CDS encoding outer membrane protein assembly factor — protein sequence MVPPLGDVSPCSVMLTTALLLTTLATATAAAPSAVPAATSAPEEELPQKKEKGFDAIALPLVSYNSDLGFTYGGVAGAYLYAPGHSPYQHGIAIQAMFTSRGQQNHYLRYDGPQLIGPMRLEFRLEYRRELRSPFYGAGNVSAQDFKGDENQERFNYQKGSPGVWLRLRGRPWGENHPFQSYVGYSWRYTEVDTFDTSLLKEQRPVGIEGGPTGQLAAGVLWDTRDNESDPTRGGVEELALRVSGNATWSRYQYAGVTLSERRFWRLGPRILLAQRLTLDMLFGEVPFFEWVNTGGVSTSEGIGGMSSVRGIERNRFAGNIKAFSNTELRVRAFDFRLLKAPVTVGGVAFVDLGRVWHPDVVDGPWWKWHPGVGAGVRVARRAAVVRFDWAMSPETGRSRVYLNFGHMF from the coding sequence ATGGTCCCGCCCCTTGGCGACGTGTCACCTTGTAGCGTGATGCTGACGACCGCGCTGCTGTTGACGACTCTCGCCACCGCCACGGCCGCCGCCCCGAGCGCCGTTCCCGCCGCGACCTCCGCCCCCGAGGAGGAGCTGCCGCAGAAGAAGGAAAAGGGGTTCGACGCCATCGCGCTGCCCCTGGTGAGCTACAACTCGGACCTGGGCTTCACCTATGGAGGCGTGGCCGGAGCGTACCTGTACGCGCCGGGCCACAGCCCGTACCAGCACGGCATCGCCATCCAGGCGATGTTCACCAGCCGCGGGCAGCAGAACCACTACCTGCGCTACGACGGGCCGCAGCTCATCGGGCCCATGCGGCTGGAGTTCCGCCTGGAGTACCGGCGCGAGCTGCGCAGCCCCTTCTACGGGGCGGGCAACGTGTCCGCGCAGGACTTCAAGGGCGACGAGAACCAGGAGCGCTTCAACTACCAGAAGGGCTCGCCCGGCGTGTGGCTGCGGCTGCGTGGCCGGCCCTGGGGAGAGAACCACCCCTTCCAGTCCTACGTGGGCTACTCGTGGCGGTACACGGAGGTGGACACGTTCGACACCTCGCTGCTGAAGGAGCAGAGGCCGGTGGGCATCGAGGGCGGGCCCACGGGACAGCTGGCGGCGGGCGTGCTCTGGGACACGCGAGACAACGAGTCGGACCCGACGCGAGGCGGCGTGGAGGAGCTGGCCCTGCGCGTGTCGGGGAACGCCACGTGGAGCCGGTACCAGTACGCGGGCGTGACGCTGAGCGAGCGGCGCTTCTGGAGACTGGGGCCGCGCATCCTCCTGGCGCAGCGGCTGACGCTGGACATGCTCTTCGGCGAGGTGCCCTTCTTCGAGTGGGTGAACACGGGCGGCGTGAGCACCTCCGAGGGCATCGGCGGCATGAGCAGCGTGCGCGGCATCGAGCGCAACCGGTTCGCGGGCAACATCAAGGCGTTCTCGAACACGGAGCTGCGCGTGCGGGCCTTCGACTTCCGGCTGCTCAAGGCGCCGGTGACGGTGGGTGGCGTGGCCTTCGTGGACCTGGGACGTGTGTGGCACCCGGACGTGGTGGATGGCCCGTGGTGGAAGTGGCATCCAGGCGTGGGAGCCGGCGTGCGGGTGGCCCGGCGCGCGGCGGTGGTGCGCTTCGACTGGGCGATGTCTCCGGAGACGGGCCGCAGCCGTGTGTACCTGAACTTCGGTCACATGTTCTGA
- a CDS encoding mevalonate kinase family protein, with the protein MERALSAPGKLFVSGEYAVLWGGVSRVAAVGPRTSALVRRRSDSQVHVCVEEGTLSGRTTPRGVKWEREVPPGFSFVARTLDEALRLYGRESVGFDLAVSPSAVGPNGKKLGMGGSACATVLAADAVRFVLEEKFDALKVALVSHAAAQGGKGSGGDVAASYAGGVARYRRYEVSGLIEASSAGGYRAALDSAPQVDVWRLPTPKLSLGYAFTGESASTRVLISQVEAKMGEAGRRAFVERSDALGHEIEVGLGGGDFRAFSEAVREQHALLQELGPLETEPMRRVLGMASAYGCVGKQSGAGGGDGCILFAQDAEKRAELLEGIRSRGFHTLELEVEPGIRGEAQPDARLRSWLDAWK; encoded by the coding sequence ATGGAGCGCGCCCTCTCGGCCCCGGGGAAGCTGTTCGTGTCCGGCGAGTACGCCGTGCTGTGGGGCGGCGTGTCACGCGTGGCGGCGGTGGGTCCGCGCACGTCGGCGCTGGTGCGCCGGCGCTCGGACAGCCAGGTGCACGTGTGCGTGGAGGAGGGGACGCTGTCGGGACGGACGACGCCTCGGGGTGTGAAGTGGGAGCGCGAGGTGCCCCCGGGCTTCTCCTTCGTGGCGCGCACGCTGGACGAGGCGCTGCGGCTGTACGGGCGCGAGTCCGTGGGCTTCGACCTGGCGGTGTCCCCCTCGGCGGTGGGGCCCAATGGGAAGAAGCTGGGTATGGGCGGCAGCGCGTGCGCCACGGTGCTGGCGGCGGACGCGGTGCGCTTCGTGCTGGAGGAGAAGTTCGACGCGCTGAAGGTGGCGCTCGTCTCCCACGCGGCGGCGCAGGGCGGGAAGGGCAGTGGAGGAGACGTGGCCGCGAGCTACGCGGGTGGCGTGGCGCGCTACCGGCGCTACGAGGTGTCCGGCCTCATCGAGGCGTCGAGCGCCGGTGGTTACCGCGCGGCGCTGGACTCGGCCCCGCAGGTGGACGTGTGGCGGCTGCCGACTCCCAAGCTGTCCCTGGGGTATGCCTTCACCGGGGAGAGCGCCTCGACGCGGGTGCTCATCTCGCAGGTGGAGGCGAAGATGGGAGAGGCGGGGCGCCGGGCCTTCGTGGAGCGCTCGGACGCGCTGGGGCATGAGATCGAAGTGGGGCTCGGGGGCGGGGACTTCCGCGCCTTCTCCGAGGCCGTGCGCGAGCAGCACGCGCTGCTCCAGGAGCTGGGCCCGCTGGAGACCGAGCCGATGCGCCGGGTGCTGGGCATGGCCTCGGCGTACGGGTGCGTGGGCAAGCAGTCCGGCGCCGGAGGCGGAGACGGGTGCATCCTGTTCGCCCAGGACGCGGAGAAGCGCGCCGAACTGCTCGAGGGCATCCGCTCGCGGGGCTTCCACACGCTGGAGCTCGAGGTGGAGCCCGGCATACGCGGCGAGGCCCAGCCGGACGCACGGCTGCGCTCGTGGCTCGACGCCTGGAAGTGA
- a CDS encoding lysylphosphatidylglycerol synthase transmembrane domain-containing protein yields the protein MKGPAGRTYLKALAVLVGVVLSAILISTAFFRWNLGGDGPLLIPRFSLGKFVHDLPGHLRWLIPFMLLSASIIPFRAMQWQKTLGKPVPIRERYHLVAIGAFTHNALPGKLGDFIRSFLLSRTQRIPFLQSLGSVAVCKLLEFAALMGLVALSFVGPFGETMAQFSGALRAAVGVCVGLVVLVVLLAHYALPLARLLERKKRLPRLQHLLGHVSEGLGTARSFRGMAVALLFSIPPVLAPALGYGLGLHALGIHGGVFAGTVILGAIALGQSFPGVPAGMGIYYFVTSWAARNLGASPEDAAAFATLTHLGTVVSQVAVGALSVRIRGIRLRDLRKGGSLAREAASHVAHEAVEPVHVPS from the coding sequence ATGAAGGGGCCAGCGGGCCGGACGTACCTCAAGGCACTCGCCGTGCTGGTGGGGGTGGTGCTGTCCGCCATCCTCATCTCCACCGCCTTCTTCCGGTGGAACCTGGGCGGCGACGGGCCGTTGCTCATCCCGCGCTTCTCGTTGGGGAAGTTCGTCCACGACCTGCCCGGCCACCTGCGCTGGCTCATCCCCTTCATGCTGCTGTCGGCGTCCATCATCCCGTTCCGCGCCATGCAGTGGCAGAAGACGCTGGGCAAGCCGGTGCCCATCCGCGAGCGCTACCACCTGGTGGCCATTGGCGCCTTCACCCACAACGCGCTGCCCGGGAAGCTGGGGGACTTCATCCGCTCCTTCCTGTTGTCGCGCACCCAGCGGATTCCCTTCCTGCAGTCGCTGGGCTCGGTGGCGGTGTGCAAGCTGCTGGAGTTCGCCGCGCTGATGGGACTGGTGGCCCTGTCCTTCGTCGGCCCCTTCGGCGAGACGATGGCCCAGTTCTCCGGGGCGCTGCGGGCGGCGGTGGGGGTGTGCGTGGGGCTGGTGGTGCTGGTGGTGCTGCTGGCCCACTATGCGCTGCCGCTCGCCCGGTTGCTGGAGCGCAAGAAGCGGCTGCCGCGGTTGCAGCACCTGCTGGGGCACGTGTCCGAGGGCCTGGGCACCGCGCGCAGCTTCCGGGGCATGGCGGTGGCGCTCCTGTTCTCCATCCCCCCGGTGTTGGCGCCCGCCCTGGGCTACGGGCTGGGCCTGCACGCCCTGGGCATCCACGGGGGCGTCTTCGCGGGCACCGTCATCCTGGGGGCCATCGCGCTGGGCCAGTCGTTCCCCGGGGTACCGGCGGGCATGGGCATCTACTACTTCGTCACCAGCTGGGCGGCGCGGAACCTGGGCGCTTCACCCGAGGACGCGGCGGCCTTCGCCACGCTCACCCACCTGGGCACCGTGGTGAGCCAGGTGGCGGTGGGGGCCCTGTCGGTGCGCATCCGCGGCATCCGGCTGAGGGACCTCCGCAAGGGCGGCAGCCTGGCGCGCGAGGCGGCGAGCCACGTGGCCCACGAGGCCGTGGAGCCCGTCCACGTGCCGAGCTGA
- a CDS encoding sensor histidine kinase, translating to MPSARKAGWPPPVWRPVVFYALVAALWIMFSDVLASAVVRSVGHFTLVEILKGWLFVAATSALLYALIQRDTSALRRSEALHRASLESMADALFLVDAQGRIVEANQATLKLLGLHPDRLPKDVCQMLTLLDIRHPDGRPLACDELPSCRALRGETVREEALELQRPSGERLHISVTASPVLSGTGRPPELAVVVIRDMTELKRLERMRDEFLSIAAHELRTPITTIKGYAQLLDRWTPGGHEPREGRAFQILNRQSDRLTHLVQELLEVSRLQLGRLALQRQRFELGALVEDVLERMRGVSSGHHFVLHQEGSVFVDADPDRIEQVLVNLFDNAIKYSPGGGDIEVSVTLQGTLVVVSVRDHGMGIPRERQGQLFERFYRAHAGLASDRGGMGVGLHLSEQIIQKHGGRIWFESEEGRGSTFSFSLAQAQAQVEQEARP from the coding sequence ATGCCCTCGGCGCGGAAAGCGGGTTGGCCTCCCCCTGTCTGGCGGCCGGTGGTCTTCTACGCATTGGTCGCCGCGCTGTGGATCATGTTCTCCGACGTGCTCGCCTCGGCGGTGGTGCGGAGCGTCGGCCACTTCACCCTGGTGGAGATCCTCAAGGGCTGGCTGTTCGTCGCCGCCACCTCGGCCCTGTTGTACGCGCTCATCCAGCGGGATACCTCGGCCCTGCGCCGGTCCGAGGCCCTCCACCGGGCCAGTCTGGAGAGCATGGCGGATGCGCTCTTCCTGGTCGACGCCCAGGGGCGGATCGTGGAGGCGAACCAGGCCACGCTGAAGCTGTTGGGACTCCATCCGGACAGGCTTCCCAAGGACGTCTGCCAGATGCTCACACTGCTCGATATCCGCCATCCGGATGGGAGGCCCCTGGCATGTGACGAGCTGCCCAGCTGCAGGGCCCTGAGAGGCGAGACGGTGCGCGAGGAGGCGCTCGAGCTTCAGCGCCCGAGTGGAGAACGGCTCCACATCAGTGTGACCGCCTCCCCGGTCCTCTCGGGCACGGGACGGCCGCCGGAGCTGGCGGTGGTGGTGATACGTGACATGACCGAGCTCAAGCGCCTGGAGCGGATGCGGGACGAGTTCCTCTCCATCGCCGCCCACGAGCTGCGCACGCCCATCACCACCATCAAGGGGTATGCCCAGCTGCTCGATCGCTGGACACCGGGAGGGCACGAGCCCCGGGAGGGCAGGGCCTTCCAGATCCTCAACCGTCAGAGTGATCGGCTCACCCATCTGGTGCAGGAGTTGCTCGAGGTGTCCCGGCTCCAGCTCGGCCGGCTCGCGTTGCAGCGCCAGCGCTTCGAGCTGGGCGCGCTGGTGGAGGACGTGCTCGAGCGGATGCGCGGTGTCTCCTCCGGGCACCACTTCGTGCTCCATCAGGAGGGCTCCGTGTTCGTGGACGCGGACCCGGACCGGATCGAGCAGGTGTTGGTGAATCTGTTCGACAACGCCATCAAGTACTCGCCCGGAGGGGGAGACATCGAGGTGTCGGTCACGCTCCAGGGCACCCTGGTGGTGGTGTCGGTCCGGGACCATGGGATGGGCATTCCCCGGGAGCGGCAGGGCCAGCTCTTCGAGCGGTTCTATCGCGCCCATGCCGGGCTCGCGTCCGACCGGGGGGGCATGGGCGTCGGGCTGCACCTGAGCGAGCAGATCATCCAGAAGCACGGCGGCCGCATCTGGTTCGAGAGCGAGGAGGGAAGGGGCTCGACGTTCTCGTTCAGCCTGGCCCAGGCCCAGGCCCAGGTCGAGCAGGAGGCGAGGCCCTGA
- a CDS encoding alkaline phosphatase family protein yields the protein MNDIISPQLQSWAREYVRRVGAKVPPVPASRRRKLLVVHLDGVPKAHLDEAVRTGRMPFLSKLVRSGTYSLDDAFWGSPASTPFFQAGFLYGLRHPNLPAYSWFDRELGRKVQMNTPRDALAIEERLGRREGASLLADGGHTYFSLFQAQANNRLCMSTLANFKVMARGFKHEMEGVLVARTQTPLSYLRGLGKDAWRAFTEVYRWSRALRDWRHEGGFLISRVFLQRLGWSFAHTKALVDMVRGVPAVYLVYGNYDEVAHRRGPQSEQALSELRRVDAYLAELYAVARTVDPGYDLVFLTDHGHVDSLPLEQRTSQRLEALLLQGEAPPLSEDVARGLLDGRPHPVESEPWATEEPVVIESGNFSHVYLTRGLQPLEAAQLVARHPEVLARATRHPDIGIVAMRRGDSAVAVINGGVYGPDDIDSAPLSTEFSRRAVADYLRELPHMSTAGDLVLFGQAVRKGGTVGFAWEFGSHGGLTRTETSSVICWPTDLPVDLSGLGHCTQLHERLSEVYRDGARPVVYPDTRFAEAT from the coding sequence GTGAACGACATCATCAGCCCGCAGTTGCAGTCCTGGGCCCGCGAGTACGTGCGACGCGTGGGGGCGAAGGTTCCCCCTGTGCCGGCTTCGCGCCGGCGCAAGCTGCTTGTCGTCCATCTGGACGGGGTGCCCAAGGCACATCTGGATGAGGCCGTCCGCACTGGACGGATGCCGTTCCTCTCGAAGCTCGTCCGCTCGGGTACCTACTCCCTGGACGATGCCTTCTGGGGCTCGCCTGCCTCCACGCCCTTCTTCCAGGCGGGCTTCCTCTATGGCCTGCGCCATCCCAACCTGCCCGCCTACAGCTGGTTCGATCGGGAGCTCGGCCGCAAGGTGCAGATGAACACCCCGCGCGACGCGCTCGCCATCGAGGAGCGGTTGGGGCGCCGCGAGGGCGCCAGCCTGCTGGCCGATGGTGGACACACGTACTTCTCGCTCTTCCAGGCCCAGGCCAACAACCGGCTCTGCATGAGCACGCTGGCCAACTTCAAGGTCATGGCGCGCGGCTTCAAGCACGAGATGGAGGGCGTGCTCGTGGCGCGGACGCAGACGCCCCTCTCGTATCTGCGAGGGCTGGGCAAGGACGCGTGGCGGGCCTTCACCGAGGTCTACCGCTGGAGCCGCGCGCTCCGGGACTGGCGCCACGAGGGCGGCTTCCTCATCAGCCGCGTCTTCCTCCAGCGGCTCGGGTGGAGCTTCGCTCACACCAAGGCCCTGGTGGACATGGTGCGGGGCGTGCCCGCCGTGTACCTCGTCTACGGCAACTATGACGAGGTGGCCCACCGCCGCGGCCCCCAGTCGGAGCAGGCGCTCTCGGAGCTGCGGCGCGTGGATGCCTACCTGGCCGAGCTCTACGCCGTGGCCCGGACGGTGGACCCTGGCTACGACCTCGTCTTCCTCACGGACCACGGCCACGTGGACAGCCTCCCGTTGGAGCAGCGCACGAGCCAGCGCCTCGAGGCGCTCCTCCTCCAGGGCGAGGCTCCTCCGCTCTCCGAGGACGTGGCGCGAGGGCTGCTCGATGGCCGTCCGCACCCGGTGGAGTCGGAGCCCTGGGCCACGGAGGAGCCGGTGGTCATCGAGTCCGGCAACTTCTCCCACGTCTACCTGACGCGGGGGCTCCAGCCGCTCGAGGCCGCGCAGCTGGTGGCGCGCCACCCGGAGGTGCTCGCGAGGGCCACGCGCCACCCGGACATCGGCATCGTGGCGATGCGGCGGGGTGACTCGGCGGTGGCGGTCATCAATGGCGGGGTGTACGGGCCGGACGACATCGACAGCGCGCCCTTGTCGACGGAGTTCTCGCGCCGCGCGGTGGCGGACTACCTGCGCGAGCTGCCGCACATGTCCACGGCGGGAGATCTGGTGCTCTTCGGCCAGGCGGTGCGCAAGGGCGGCACGGTGGGCTTCGCCTGGGAGTTCGGCTCGCACGGCGGCCTCACGCGCACGGAGACGTCCAGCGTCATCTGCTGGCCGACCGACCTTCCAGTGGACCTGTCCGGGCTGGGCCACTGCACGCAGCTCCACGAGAGGCTGTCCGAGGTGTACCGCGACGGCGCCCGGCCGGTGGTGTACCCGGACACGAGGTTCGCGGAGGCGACATGA
- a CDS encoding HesB/IscA family protein translates to MNEQASNQTSQTQTTPAAAPAAKPARGITLHDSAVGQLKKLLAERQTPDAGLRIAVRGGGCSGLAYVMEWAEKPREKDKIFERDGVRVFVDPKSYLYLLGTEIVYESTLMASGFKLNNPNVKGSCGCGESFSV, encoded by the coding sequence ATGAACGAGCAGGCGAGCAACCAGACGAGCCAGACGCAGACGACGCCTGCCGCCGCCCCGGCCGCGAAGCCGGCGCGAGGCATCACGCTGCATGACAGCGCGGTGGGGCAGCTCAAGAAGCTGCTGGCCGAGCGGCAGACGCCGGACGCGGGGCTGCGCATCGCGGTGCGTGGCGGTGGGTGTTCGGGGTTGGCGTACGTGATGGAGTGGGCGGAGAAGCCGCGCGAGAAGGACAAGATCTTCGAGCGGGACGGGGTGAGGGTGTTCGTGGATCCGAAGAGCTACCTGTACCTGCTCGGCACGGAGATCGTGTACGAGTCGACGCTGATGGCCTCGGGGTTCAAGCTGAACAACCCGAACGTGAAGGGCTCGTGCGGCTGCGGCGAGAGCTTCTCCGTGTAA
- the hscB gene encoding Fe-S protein assembly co-chaperone HscB yields the protein MAARPPGATHFDVFGLPRAYDVDVPALEKQYRELSLQLHPDRFAQAEARERRLSLEQTTALNEAYKTLKDGTKRAFYLLKVHGVDLEREDAGAQKDMPLEFLEEVMELREALDEAMEAKDLEKAQKMATDVEGRKKAALQEAVDTLRTLEQGPAAESSVKKASHALGRVRYFTRFLEQVEAFEEEMLA from the coding sequence ATCGCCGCGAGGCCGCCGGGTGCCACGCACTTCGACGTCTTCGGTCTCCCCCGGGCGTACGACGTGGACGTGCCCGCGCTGGAGAAGCAGTACCGGGAGCTCTCCCTCCAGCTGCACCCGGACCGGTTCGCCCAGGCGGAGGCGCGAGAGCGCCGGCTCTCGCTGGAGCAGACGACGGCGCTCAACGAGGCCTACAAGACGCTCAAGGACGGGACGAAGCGGGCCTTCTACCTGCTGAAGGTGCACGGGGTGGACCTGGAGCGGGAGGACGCCGGAGCGCAGAAGGACATGCCCCTCGAGTTTCTCGAGGAGGTGATGGAGCTGCGCGAGGCGCTCGACGAGGCCATGGAGGCCAAGGATTTGGAGAAGGCCCAGAAGATGGCCACGGACGTGGAGGGCCGGAAGAAGGCCGCCCTCCAGGAGGCCGTGGACACGCTGCGCACCCTGGAGCAGGGGCCTGCGGCCGAGTCATCGGTGAAAAAGGCATCGCACGCGCTGGGACGGGTGCGGTACTTCACGCGCTTCCTCGAGCAGGTGGAAGCCTTCGAGGAGGAGATGCTGGCGTGA
- the hscA gene encoding Fe-S protein assembly chaperone HscA, with protein sequence MSKNGYLQIHDPLKPKGHAVGIDLGTTNSLVASVIQGKPRCLVADEGDSNLLPSVVHYGKDGGVVVGSRAKQLAAEHPTDTIISVKRFMGRSPEDAETRKLGAYKFASGGKVVRFEVAGGQPVTPIEVSGEILRAIKRRAESHFAGKVEQAVITVPAYFDDAQRQATKDAGRLAGLEVLRLLNEPTAAALAYGLDKGSQGTYAVYDLGGGTFDVSILKLVEGVFEVKSTGGDSALGGDDFDRAIAQRVLEAMGQSSPAPTLVAEVLAASRKAKEALTDAPEVELTVGAHRQTLRRPDFEEWIRPLIQKTGVVCRRALKDAGVAASELDGVILVGGATRVPAVRRFVAELFGREPLSDIDPDQVVALGAAVQADLLTNVDRQDEVLLLDVIPLSLGLETMGGLVEKLIPRNSTIPIAAAQVFTTFKDGQTGLDVHVLQGERELVEDCRSLSRFTLSGIPPLPAGMARVEVRFQVDADGILAVTAKEQSTGTTQSITVKPSHGLTDEEIEQMLLDSIDHAEDDVQVRQLREQRVEAERVLAEAGRQLGEHAALLVGGERATIEAAMAKVREVAQGNDHHALKESIHALDEVCKPFVERVMNQALTKVVAGHSVEEF encoded by the coding sequence GTGAGCAAGAACGGCTACCTGCAGATTCATGACCCGCTGAAGCCCAAGGGGCACGCGGTGGGGATCGACCTGGGGACGACGAACTCGCTGGTGGCGAGCGTCATCCAGGGCAAGCCTCGCTGCCTGGTGGCGGACGAGGGAGACTCGAACCTCCTGCCCTCGGTGGTGCACTACGGGAAGGATGGGGGCGTGGTGGTGGGCTCGCGAGCGAAGCAGCTCGCGGCCGAGCACCCCACCGACACCATCATCTCCGTGAAGCGCTTCATGGGCCGCAGCCCGGAGGACGCGGAGACGCGCAAGCTGGGCGCCTACAAGTTCGCCAGCGGCGGCAAGGTGGTGCGCTTCGAGGTGGCCGGAGGCCAGCCGGTGACGCCCATCGAGGTGTCCGGGGAGATCCTCCGCGCCATCAAGCGCCGCGCCGAGTCCCACTTCGCCGGCAAGGTGGAGCAGGCCGTCATCACCGTGCCCGCCTACTTCGACGACGCCCAGCGCCAGGCGACCAAGGACGCGGGCCGGCTCGCGGGCCTCGAGGTGCTGCGCCTGCTCAACGAGCCCACCGCGGCGGCGCTCGCCTACGGCCTCGACAAGGGCAGCCAGGGCACCTACGCCGTCTATGACCTCGGCGGCGGCACCTTCGACGTCTCCATCCTCAAGCTGGTGGAGGGCGTCTTCGAGGTGAAGTCCACCGGCGGCGACTCGGCCCTGGGCGGCGATGACTTCGACCGGGCCATCGCCCAGCGCGTGCTGGAGGCCATGGGCCAGTCCTCCCCCGCCCCCACCCTGGTGGCCGAGGTGCTCGCCGCCTCGCGCAAGGCCAAGGAGGCCCTCACCGACGCCCCCGAGGTGGAGCTCACCGTGGGCGCGCACCGGCAGACGCTGCGGCGCCCGGACTTCGAGGAGTGGATCCGCCCGCTCATCCAGAAGACGGGCGTGGTGTGCCGCCGGGCCCTCAAGGACGCGGGGGTGGCGGCCTCGGAGCTGGACGGCGTCATCCTCGTGGGCGGCGCCACCCGGGTGCCCGCGGTGCGCCGCTTCGTGGCCGAGCTGTTCGGCCGCGAGCCCCTCAGCGACATCGACCCCGATCAGGTGGTCGCCCTGGGCGCGGCCGTCCAGGCGGACCTGCTCACCAACGTGGACCGGCAGGACGAGGTGCTCCTGCTGGACGTCATCCCCCTGTCGCTCGGCCTGGAGACGATGGGCGGCCTGGTGGAGAAGCTGATTCCGCGCAACTCCACCATCCCCATCGCCGCCGCCCAGGTGTTCACCACCTTCAAGGACGGGCAGACGGGCCTGGACGTCCACGTGCTCCAGGGCGAGCGCGAGCTGGTGGAGGATTGCCGCAGCCTCTCGCGTTTCACCCTGAGTGGGATTCCACCCCTACCCGCCGGCATGGCGCGCGTGGAGGTGCGCTTCCAGGTGGACGCGGACGGCATCCTCGCCGTCACGGCCAAGGAGCAGAGCACCGGCACCACCCAGTCCATCACCGTGAAGCCCAGCCATGGCCTCACGGACGAGGAGATCGAGCAGATGCTGCTCGACTCCATCGACCACGCCGAGGACGACGTGCAGGTGCGCCAGCTGCGCGAGCAGCGGGTGGAGGCCGAGCGCGTCCTCGCCGAGGCCGGGCGTCAGCTGGGGGAGCACGCCGCGCTGCTGGTGGGCGGGGAGCGGGCCACCATCGAGGCGGCCATGGCGAAGGTGCGCGAGGTGGCTCAGGGGAACGACCACCACGCCCTCAAGGAGTCCATCCATGCCCTGGACGAGGTGTGCAAGCCCTTCGTCGAGCGGGTGATGAACCAGGCCCTGACGAAGGTCGTCGCGGGCCATTCGGTCGAGGAGTTCTGA
- a CDS encoding DUF4846 domain-containing protein: MRKTPHRLLALVKLAALLVLPGGALAAPSEPRAPTKEERARYPWLSAERSIRPLGEAIAPPSGYMRVPVEEGSFGAWLRGLPLRPEGTPVRDFRGQELRAGDDASVAAVAELDVGTANLQQCADSIIRLHAEWQWSRGQKERIAYRFTSGHLAAWPRYAAGERARVSGSKVTWVRSGATDGSRASFRAYLDLVFTYAGTLSLATEKQRPGREDVRPGDFFVLGGSPGHAVLVLDVARNAAGERVALLGQGFIPAQDFHVLSPGEDGPWFSLEADTVATPYWQPFPWSSLRRF, encoded by the coding sequence ATGAGGAAGACGCCCCACCGGCTGTTGGCGCTCGTGAAGCTCGCCGCCCTCCTGGTCCTCCCGGGAGGCGCGCTGGCGGCTCCCTCCGAGCCCCGCGCGCCTACGAAGGAGGAACGGGCCCGCTATCCCTGGCTGTCCGCGGAGCGCTCCATCCGTCCGCTGGGCGAGGCGATTGCTCCTCCATCCGGCTACATGCGGGTGCCGGTAGAGGAGGGGTCCTTCGGCGCGTGGCTGCGGGGCCTGCCGTTGCGTCCGGAGGGGACGCCGGTGCGCGACTTCCGGGGCCAGGAGCTCCGCGCCGGGGATGATGCCTCCGTCGCGGCGGTGGCCGAGCTGGACGTGGGCACGGCCAACCTCCAGCAGTGCGCGGACTCCATCATCCGCCTGCATGCCGAGTGGCAGTGGTCGCGGGGCCAGAAGGAGCGCATCGCCTATCGCTTCACCAGCGGGCACCTGGCCGCCTGGCCTCGCTACGCGGCTGGAGAGCGCGCTCGCGTGTCGGGTTCCAAGGTGACGTGGGTGAGGAGCGGGGCGACGGATGGCTCGCGTGCCTCGTTCCGCGCGTACCTGGACCTGGTCTTCACCTACGCGGGGACATTGTCGCTGGCCACCGAGAAGCAGCGGCCCGGGCGCGAGGACGTGCGGCCGGGGGACTTCTTCGTGCTGGGTGGCAGCCCGGGGCACGCCGTGCTGGTGCTGGACGTGGCGCGCAACGCCGCGGGCGAGCGGGTGGCGCTGCTCGGCCAGGGGTTCATCCCGGCGCAGGACTTCCACGTCCTCTCTCCGGGCGAGGACGGCCCCTGGTTCTCGCTTGAGGCCGACACGGTGGCCACGCCCTACTGGCAGCCCTTCCCCTGGTCCTCGCTGCGCAGGTTCTAG
- a CDS encoding 2Fe-2S iron-sulfur cluster-binding protein gives MPKVHFKSPLDDVTVEVSTGTTLLDAAEKAGAQVGHSCGGVCACSTCHIWVRKGLESLSEQTDQEMDRLDMGFDVRPYSRLSCQTELGNEDVFVEITEESLTAFMDENPAVRRRLESEGKWPLKK, from the coding sequence GTGCCCAAGGTCCATTTCAAGAGCCCCCTGGACGACGTCACCGTGGAGGTGTCGACGGGGACCACCCTGCTGGACGCCGCCGAGAAGGCCGGCGCCCAGGTAGGCCACTCCTGCGGCGGGGTCTGCGCCTGCTCCACCTGTCACATCTGGGTCCGCAAGGGCCTGGAGTCCCTCTCCGAGCAGACGGACCAGGAGATGGACCGGCTGGACATGGGCTTCGACGTGCGCCCGTACTCCCGCCTGTCCTGCCAGACCGAGCTGGGGAATGAGGACGTCTTCGTGGAGATTACCGAAGAGTCCCTCACGGCCTTCATGGACGAGAACCCCGCCGTCCGGCGCCGGCTCGAGTCCGAAGGGAAATGGCCGTTGAAGAAGTGA